Part of the Gadus macrocephalus chromosome 22, ASM3116895v1 genome, ctGTGTTTATTTAATGTTAATGAAGAATGAAATACAAGTAATCTCACCCTTTCTCTtttccctcgctctcgctctctctatcgctctcgctctcgctctcgctctcgctctcgctctctctctctctctctctctctctctctctccccccatctctctctctctctctctctctctctctatcgctctctctctctctctctctctctctctctctctctctctctctctctctctctctctctctctctctcccccccatctctctcccccccatctctctctctctctctctctctctctctctctctctctctctctctctctctctctcccccctccatctctctctctctctctctctctctctctctctctctcccccctccatctctctctctctctctgtctctctctctctctctcaggtaccCACTTATATCAGAACATGTTTGGTTGTGAgtgggatgatgaggatgattctACTGATGGTTATGACCAGTTTGGTTATGATGGAGAGGACTACATGGCGTTCGACCTGAAGACCCTGACCTGGGTCGCTGCAGTACCTCAGGCTGTCAGCACCAAACAGAGATGGGATGAGGATAAAGCTAGATTACAATACCTGAAGTACTACCACACCAAGGAGTGTGTTGGTGGGCTGAAGAAGGCCCTGGCCTATGGGAAGAGCACTCTGCAGAGAACAGGTAGTCACATGACCTGGTGCTGGGTGTCGACAGACTCAtgtctctgagtctctgtccccccctctctctctctccccccctctctctctctcccgcccccccctctctctctctctctctctctctctctccccctcctccccacccctctctctcacccccccctctctctctgaccacaATATATGAACTAAGTCCTAATGTCCTGAATTAAGCAGACGAGACTCAACCCTGAAGGGGGACGCAACTCAGCCCCTTATGGAAGAATATGAAATATAGAATATATTACATGACAAGAACACGTGTTTACATTATgaaataatctctctctctggctctttctcccccctctcttgctctctccctctctctctctcccccccccccccccccccctctctctctccagagcgtccgcgggtgtctctgctccagaggagcccctcctccccagtggtGTGCCATGCTACAGGCTTCTACCctgacagggtggtggtgttctggaggagagacggcCAGGAGCTCCATGAGCAGGTGGACCCCGGGGAGGTCCTCCCCAACCACGACGGGACCTTCCAGGTCAGCGTGGACCTCAACCTCACGGCCGTCCCACAGGAGGACTGGGGGAGGTACGAGTGTGTGGTCCAGCTGAAAGGCATCGAGGACATCTCCacccccctggaccccgcccTCGTCAGGACCAACTGGGGTAAGACTGGtgttggaggggatggaggtggggaacacatgtctcaccacctccacctgacctcatcacaaccactgccaggtgtacctggacactgctgaagctactgggtaaacacacagctctcaggAGTAGCTCACTGCAGAAGAACAGGGTGGATTGTGGGTAAATGAGTTCTATGAATAGGGCTAGGCTCAGATCAGTCCCAGAGTGACGCTGAGCTCCAGAACAGATTCTAGAGGAATAGTTACACTGACGTTGTGTTAGTCGTGTGTGTAGCATCACGTGACGTTGACATGTGGttcaatgatggagggatggatgggggaGGGTCTCTGTCCATCATCTATTATTACACGACTGATTGTATTTGTTTGATGTACCTTCAGAGGACCAGAGTGGCCTCACCATCCCCATCATCATTGGGTTCGTTgatctcctcctcgctgctgctgctgctgttgttgttggagTCCTTCTGTACAAGAAGAGGAACGGTGAGTGGATCAAACTCTCCAGGAGGACAAACACCTGATCTCCACCTGctcctacttcctgtccccttcctacgatctgattggttgtcttCACACACTGGTGGTCTGGTGGTAGAAACCTCTCCACCTCTGAATGATGAACCTCCTCCAATTTCCACAGTGACGGTGTGGCATTAAGAATatgagggtgcactcacactaggccatctggccgtggccgttggccgtcgcaactgtggcctggccacggtaggctcttgtacatacgtcatcacgtaagtaacacgtcatcgCCAAGCGTctgctgcatggaccataattagtctgccgccagtcagagttttaacaacaatggacaacaacacagagaacacagttcgcactttgctgagtccgttgcttatttggatatatgtttaccgtttaatgggaaagaaggctcgtcgcctttattatgtccgtggtcgtcgcatggactatacgtgatccagctcaggttgcgtagccgtgcatgtgcgcgactgcgcgtgtcggctcattagcatctgtaccgtagcggcccgtaccgtagcagcacacctctcccaagtggccaaattggcctggcctggccagactggccacactcacactggcagatttgagcacagttaggtgtgaaaacggccacagccatggccagatggcctagtgtgagtgcaccctgaaAGTATAATAACATGAGGATATTCACCACTGTTACAACGCTAAACATTTCTCTTGATCCTTAGATTCAGACAAGCGACACAAACTAGTTGGTGAGTAAAATTCACTGGACTATTCAGGTCTATAGATCTAGAAACATCTAGCTCtttggactatacagctctatagatctagatacatctagctcatgaCTCCTCCCATTCTGATACTTCCCAGGTTCTGACACCAGCTCAGAGAACACTGAGGGGCAGAATCCGGCTCCTGAGGCACAACCTCTGACCACAGTCAGTACTTTACCACTTTACAATACTTATTCTGAGTCATATGTTTACAGTTATATTTATTTGCAGCCTACATTATCACAGCAATAGTAATAGTACTATTTTAACAGTACTTCACCACAGTAATAGATTAACAATCATATTTGAACAGTACGTCATCACAGTAATATGAGTGTACTGTTAATATACACTAATAGATCAACAGTACAACAACGCATTGAtaatgtgtttaatgtttaatgcTGACTTGTACTTTCTTGCTGTTTAGGTTTGTAGTTAAATCATGAAGAGGCTTCTCACATTCCTCTTCCTAAAGCAGGGTGGCGTGGATCGCTGTTCATCTATAATCATCACAATCAGTTTGGGGACTTCAGCTAACTAAAGATGATATATTTGcttaataacaataacattcaTACTTAACTTTATCTTGATAACAACCATTTATCCGTAAAAATTGTATATCAATTAGATCGAGCTAGACTGCTCTAGCATGAAtcgcttttttttgtatttttaccaaaaaattgaaatttgattaaatattaacgttttttttaatcatccaTATGTAAAAATCGCTGTACTCTTGTTTGGGGTTATTTGGTCAATATAATCCCCCAAAAAAATCAGAAAATATTCTCAATATTCGCTGTTTATAGGTTAGGTCCTTTCATTTAGTGAAGTTATTGGGCTTCGTGTGACCAGAGTTCATATCTTTGATGATCTTCCTCCACTAGCGTCCTGATATCAGATGTCTTACGCTgaaagacaaaacacacacacacacacacacacacacacacacacacacacacacacacacacacacacacacacacacacacacacacacattaaaccacacattcataaacacacatatcaacacacaTTTAGCTGAACTGTATACATCTAAACATATATATGGATGAAGATTAGATATTGCTAAAAAATATGGTGAACATTATATATAAATGAACGTTATATCTTTCTGAACGTTATGTATAAGTGAACATTATGTAGAGCTGAACATTGTTGATAATGATgtaatgctgaataaatattaAAGCCAGCTGAACATAATATTGTAAGAACAATTCATTAAGGGTTACATGAAACTTGGTCGCTGTAACAGTGTGTGAGCATCAGTGCGTCTGATGTTGGAGTCAGAGTCACGTCTCTGTGGATAATCTCATCGAGCTGTTCTTCTGAATACATCGATATGAAGGCGCTAACGgcgctgctgctgttggtctttGGTCACGATGTGTCCTCAGATATGACTGATGACAGTTTTTCCTGTTCAAAACTATTATTCCATAGTTGACTACTAATCAATTGTTTACTATTATTCaatagttttttttcaaacGTTTCAAAAGGTTTGTTTCTGGTCCCTGAATAGAAGACATTGAGTTGTTAGATTTCCTTGTAAAACTGAAAACCATTCACTTATCATCCAAAATGCGACCAGTTAATCCACAACATGATTAATCATTGACTTTGCATATTCATTTGATGAAGTTGTTCATgaatcaaataaatataatcTATTATCGCTACTAAACATTAAACTTCAGTTTGGAGTGATTCTGTTTAAATATACTTTTAATCCCATTTCCACTCTTCTTGTTTAACCATTAGTAGGTTGTACAAACAAATCCAACCTGAGGGTTCCCGCCAAATTCCTGTTGAATTTAGAatcaaaataattaataataatttagaTTAAATCATGTTCTTTAATAAACAAAAGTTTCCCACATTACCTGTACGGCCAGGGGGTGGAGCCataggacagggggaggggccataTACCTGTCTATCTGCTGGGATGTACATATTATGGCGCGTTCACATCGCTGGGAATTATTGTTTCCACTATGAGGATTTCCTACATGGCGTCGTCTGGACTCTCTCCTTCCCAGAGTTTGTTGCGGTTGGGACGATGGATGAGGTTCAGTTTTTTCACTTTGACAGCAACACCCAGAGAATTGTCCCCAAACCGGCCCGGGTGGACCAGCTCACCAGAGATGACCCCGACTACCTGGAGAGGGAAACTGGATACTTAGTGAGTCATCAGCAGGACTTCCAAGGCATGCTTAAGACTCAGAAGGAGCGCTTTAACCAGAGAGGAGGCAAGTTTATATCTAATGTCTGACATCTGCCATGTATGtaatacatactgtatgtagtACAGTATGtattacatacatactgtacatatatacacataataaatataaaacaaagtACACACAAAGTAGCAGTACTCAGTTTAGTAGTATTTGTACATAAACTGAAGAGACCAAAGCCTTTTGTGTGTGATCTTTAGTGACCAGAATCCCAATAATAGATCAATAATATACGATTACAATCTTATCTACAGTTTGATACGTCTCATCTCATTAAAT contains:
- the LOC132451417 gene encoding major histocompatibility complex class I-related gene protein-like isoform X3 gives rise to the protein MKALTGLLLLVFGHGVSSVIHSLQYFLTLSSGLPTFPEFVAVGMMDGVQIGYYDSNIQGIALKQAWMYQFYIYHPGELETMYRMALGAQQSLKANMLDLKKLFNQTGGTHLYQNMFGCEWDDEDDSTDGYDQFGYDGEDYMAFDLKTLTWVAAVPQAVSTKQRWDEDKARLQYLKYYHTKECVGGLKKALAYGKSTLQRTERPRVSLLQRSPSSPVVCHATGFYPDRVVVFWRRDGQELHEQVDPGEVLPNHDGTFQVSVDLNLTAVPQEDWGRYECVVQLKGIEDISTPLDPALVRTNWEDQSGLTIPIIIGFVDLLLAAAAAVVVGVLLYKKRNDSDKRHKLVGSDTSSENTEGQNPAPEAQPLTTVCS
- the LOC132451417 gene encoding class I histocompatibility antigen, F10 alpha chain-like isoform X2, encoding MKALTGLLLLVFGHGVSSVLYSLQYFYTASSGLSTFPEFVAVGMLDGVQIGYYDSNIQGIVLTQDWMERYTRDDPEVLERSTGIAQGDQQGFKANIGILKKNFNQIGGTHLYQNMFGCEWDDEDDSTDGYDQFGYDGEDYMAFDLKTLTWVAAVPQAVSTKQRWDEDKARLQYLKYYHTKECVGGLKKALAYGKSTLQRTERPRVSLLQRSPSSPVVCHATGFYPDRVVVFWRRDGQELHEQVDPGEVLPNHDGTFQVSVDLNLTAVPQEDWGRYECVVQLKGIEDISTPLDPALVRTNWEDQSGLTIPIIIGFVDLLLAAAAAVVVGVLLYKKRNDSDKRHKLVGSDTSSENTEGQNPAPEAQPLTTVCS